The Chitinivibrionales bacterium DNA window GCTCGATAAGCCCGGACGGGACCCTCGTGCTGAGTTTACTTATGCGGTTTTCGACGATAAAATCCAGGAGATTTCCGATCTTGCACCCGATATGGTTCTTGAAGGCACCGTGACCAATGTGGCCAATTTCGGCGCCTTTGTCGATATCGGCGTTCACCAGGACGGCCTCGTTCATATTTCCCAGATGGCAAACCGGTTTGTCAAGGATCCCCGTCAGGTGGTGAAAGTGGGGCAGGTAGTCAAAGTGCGAGTGCTGGAGGTTGATGAAGAACTTAACCGCATATCGCTCTCCATGCGGCTCGAAAAAGATGGGGGCGGACGGCAACAGGAAAGGTCCGGCAAGCCCCAGCACAGGAGGCAACCGGACAGCTCATCGAGCCGGCCGCAACAGAAAGGCAATCGCCACGATAACAAACCCAAAAAACTGGTTACCTGCAAACCGAAATTCAGTCTCCGGCAGTTTATGAAATAAGCTGAATGTGCCGGGGGGCGCCAGTGACTATCAAGGGCGCACCCAATTTTGGG harbors:
- a CDS encoding S1 RNA-binding domain-containing protein, whose amino-acid sequence is LDKPGRDPRAEFTYAVFDDKIQEISDLAPDMVLEGTVTNVANFGAFVDIGVHQDGLVHISQMANRFVKDPRQVVKVGQVVKVRVLEVDEELNRISLSMRLEKDGGGRQQERSGKPQHRRQPDSSSSRPQQKGNRHDNKPKKLVTCKPKFSLRQFMK